One Bombus fervidus isolate BK054 chromosome 7, iyBomFerv1, whole genome shotgun sequence genomic region harbors:
- the LOC139989205 gene encoding polynucleotide 5'-hydroxyl-kinase NOL9 isoform X2 yields MKKMKIKCNARVVYISDSVDISFQNDDSLGVQLTRNRNDKQFCDISERKTIGSPVIVEALSKNLSSLSIPDVLKQKEREKMEDDDFDNNPLHMQSMRDKACVIIGELLNPNDNLYGETKNTKIVSPSKSNRKPCKDTKQLQNSNSNTTPRKSAKAKRPSDICNAGSSSHDSRKCDTFETVTSSNNDTVLIDQHSVRFYCLKNKVVAIMSKNTRFCFTGKLIVQVVYGAIEAYGCVITTQNSPIEIYSPRGYSNVLIETSEKFSQNLESNIWVSLSAEGIGQKPENKLITDIKEIQPGMAVILLSNLENKLTRFLHVFYPFKLFPKIKSVSYHSWTDPKRAERILQSSLYVDNYACKEIIIDQRIMQEVTDKMSKRCRENKWSCTLVAGGKGVGKSTTIRYLINTLLPVSKMVVLVDVDPGQAECTPAGCISYSLIEQPLLGPNFTHLKLPAFQLYIGDVDVSRCITRYIEGIKMLINKLSSCPVLSRLPIVVNTMGFSQGIGWDIILFTIKLIRPSFVVQIMSEKPKNNYMKPLNKEVINLQQLSWSNWSTNVIDWSQPCDHELLLIHSNAERKGAPGYDNWNMEPYQKRELVMISYLSEIVQNSWNSAERYDPLSLSINQAIPYVTSFESLYISIPRASVPPSHALNVVNGNIVALCGIDMNNNEQQEGESMAGPRILNRSPLCACYGFGIIRGVDMERRQIFINTPLPVSIMRYVNCLMGCIPVPVMLLQSDQQKNVPYIGGSDVLPMSREHRRGYFRMRYQNNA; encoded by the exons GTTGTTTACATTTCAGATTCTGTGGATATTTCCTTCCAAAACGATGACTCGTTAGGAGTACAGTTAACCAGAAACAGAAACGACAAACAATTTTGCGACATTTCAGAGCGAAAAACCATAGGTTCGCCAGTAATAGTAGAAGCTCTGTCGAAAAATTTATCCTCGCTAAGCATACCAGACGTACTTAAACAaaaagaacgagagaaaatGGAAGACGATGATTTTGATAATAACCCATTACATATGCAAAGTATGAGGGACAAGGCCTGCGTCATTATTGGTGAATTATTAAATCCGAATGATAATTTATACGGCGAAACAAAGAATACTAAAATCGTATCACCGTCCAAGAGTAATCGCAAACCGTGTAAGGATACAAAGCAGTTACAAAATAGCAATTCCAATACTACTCCCCGTAAATCAGCAAAAGCTAAGAGACCTTCTGACATATGCAACGCTGGAAGTAGCAGCCATGATAGCAGAAAATGCGATACATTCGAAACAGTAACTTCAAGTAATAATGATACTGTTCTCATCGATCAGCACTCGGTACGATTTTATTGTCTTAAGAACAAAGTAGTCGCAATTATGTCGAAAAACACACGATTTTGCTTTACTGGAAAGTTAATTGTACAAGTAGTATATGGGGCTATAGAAGCTTACGGATGCGTCATTACCACACAGAATAGTCCAATCGAAATTTATTCACCAAGAGGATATAGTAACGTTTTGATCGAAACGAGTGAaaaattttcacaaaatttgGAATCAAATATATGGGTGTCTTTGTCCGCAGAAGGCATTGGTCAAAAACCCGAGAACAAACTAAtcacagacatcaaagaaattcaACCCGGCATGGCAGTTATTTTGTTGTCAAATTTAGAAAACAAATTGACTAGATTTTTACATGTATTTTATCCATTTAAGCtatttccaaaaataaaaagcGTATCTTATCATTCTTGGACTGACCCCAAGAGGGCTGAAAGAATATTACAGTCGAGTCTTTATGTTGATAATTACGCGTGTAAGGAAATAATTATTGACCAACGTATTATGCAAGAAGTTACTGACAAAATGTCGAAACGTTGCCGTGAGAACAAATGGTCATGCACCTTAGTAGCCGGTGGAAAAGGCGTCGGGAAATCAACTACAATACGATACTTGATAAATACTCTACTACCTGTTTCCAAAATGGTGGTTCTTGTAGATGTTGACCCAGGGCAAGCAGAATGCACACCAGCTGGATGTATATCGTACAGTTTAATCGAACAGCCTTTATTGGGACCAAACTTCACGCATTTAAAGCTTCCGGCTTTTCAATTATATATCGGAGATGTGGACGTGTCACGATGCATTACACGATACATCGAGGGTATTAAAATGTTGATTAACAAATTGTCAAGTTGCCCAGTTTTGTCACGCTTACCTATCGTCGTAAACACGATGGGTTTTTCACAAGGTATTGGTTGGGATATCATCTTGTTTACGATCAAATTGATTCGACCTTCTTTCGTTGTACAGATTATGTCTGAGAAGCCAAAGAATAACTATATGAAACCCTTAAATAAAGaagtaataaatttacag CAATTATCGTGGTCGAATTGGAGTACGAATGTTATTGATTGGAGTCAACCATGCGATCACGAATTATTACTGATACATTCGAATGCAGAACGTAAAGGTGCTCCGGGATACGACAATTGGAACATGGAGCCGTATCAAAAACGAGAACTTGTAATGATCTCCTACTTGAGTGAAATTGTACAAAACTCTTGGAATTCCGC GGAACGCTACGACCCTTTATCGTTAAGCATCAACCAAGCTATTCCATACGT AACATCTTTTGAATCGTTGTATATTTCAATTCCACGAGCGTCAGTACCTCCGTCGCACGCGTTAAACGTAGTGAATGGCAATATAGTAGCATTATGTGGAATCGATATGAATAACAATGAACAGCAAGAAGGTGAAAGTATGGCTGGTCCACGTATATTAAATAGATCACCTCTTTGCGCGTGTTATGGGTTTG GTATCATCAGAGGAGTTGATATGGAACGACGacagatatttataaacacaCCATTACCGGTTTCTATAATGCGGTATGTGAATTGTTTGATGGGATGTATACCGGTACCTGTTATGCTACTACAAAGTGATCAACAGAAGAACGTACCTTATATCGGTGGAAGTGACGTTTTACCAATGTCACGAGAACATCGCAGGGGGTATTTCCGTATGAGGTATCAAAACAACGCTTAA
- the LOC139989205 gene encoding polynucleotide 5'-hydroxyl-kinase NOL9 isoform X1, whose protein sequence is MKSSQAKKPKTKILKIGIKQTKAQLPQYKIQNKLVRGKRKSFPKCLNINSVAQNDESAQNSLLPADSLNRKHILLQRNLKRRKKKCTNMKGTQHSVDISFQNDDSLGVQLTRNRNDKQFCDISERKTIGSPVIVEALSKNLSSLSIPDVLKQKEREKMEDDDFDNNPLHMQSMRDKACVIIGELLNPNDNLYGETKNTKIVSPSKSNRKPCKDTKQLQNSNSNTTPRKSAKAKRPSDICNAGSSSHDSRKCDTFETVTSSNNDTVLIDQHSVRFYCLKNKVVAIMSKNTRFCFTGKLIVQVVYGAIEAYGCVITTQNSPIEIYSPRGYSNVLIETSEKFSQNLESNIWVSLSAEGIGQKPENKLITDIKEIQPGMAVILLSNLENKLTRFLHVFYPFKLFPKIKSVSYHSWTDPKRAERILQSSLYVDNYACKEIIIDQRIMQEVTDKMSKRCRENKWSCTLVAGGKGVGKSTTIRYLINTLLPVSKMVVLVDVDPGQAECTPAGCISYSLIEQPLLGPNFTHLKLPAFQLYIGDVDVSRCITRYIEGIKMLINKLSSCPVLSRLPIVVNTMGFSQGIGWDIILFTIKLIRPSFVVQIMSEKPKNNYMKPLNKEVINLQQLSWSNWSTNVIDWSQPCDHELLLIHSNAERKGAPGYDNWNMEPYQKRELVMISYLSEIVQNSWNSAERYDPLSLSINQAIPYVTSFESLYISIPRASVPPSHALNVVNGNIVALCGIDMNNNEQQEGESMAGPRILNRSPLCACYGFGIIRGVDMERRQIFINTPLPVSIMRYVNCLMGCIPVPVMLLQSDQQKNVPYIGGSDVLPMSREHRRGYFRMRYQNNA, encoded by the exons atgaaatcgtCACAAGCAAAGAAGCcaaaaacgaaaattttgaaaattggtATAAAGCAAACCAAAGC gCAATTACcacaatataaaatacaaaacaaaCTCGTcaggggaaaaagaaaatcttttcctaaatgtttaaatatcaaCTCTGTGGCCCAAAATGATGAAAGTGCTCAAAACAGTCTGCTGCCTGCAGATTCATTAAACAGAAAACATATACTCTTACAGCGTAATTTGAAacgtagaaagaaaaagtgCACCAATATGAAAGGAACTCAAC ATTCTGTGGATATTTCCTTCCAAAACGATGACTCGTTAGGAGTACAGTTAACCAGAAACAGAAACGACAAACAATTTTGCGACATTTCAGAGCGAAAAACCATAGGTTCGCCAGTAATAGTAGAAGCTCTGTCGAAAAATTTATCCTCGCTAAGCATACCAGACGTACTTAAACAaaaagaacgagagaaaatGGAAGACGATGATTTTGATAATAACCCATTACATATGCAAAGTATGAGGGACAAGGCCTGCGTCATTATTGGTGAATTATTAAATCCGAATGATAATTTATACGGCGAAACAAAGAATACTAAAATCGTATCACCGTCCAAGAGTAATCGCAAACCGTGTAAGGATACAAAGCAGTTACAAAATAGCAATTCCAATACTACTCCCCGTAAATCAGCAAAAGCTAAGAGACCTTCTGACATATGCAACGCTGGAAGTAGCAGCCATGATAGCAGAAAATGCGATACATTCGAAACAGTAACTTCAAGTAATAATGATACTGTTCTCATCGATCAGCACTCGGTACGATTTTATTGTCTTAAGAACAAAGTAGTCGCAATTATGTCGAAAAACACACGATTTTGCTTTACTGGAAAGTTAATTGTACAAGTAGTATATGGGGCTATAGAAGCTTACGGATGCGTCATTACCACACAGAATAGTCCAATCGAAATTTATTCACCAAGAGGATATAGTAACGTTTTGATCGAAACGAGTGAaaaattttcacaaaatttgGAATCAAATATATGGGTGTCTTTGTCCGCAGAAGGCATTGGTCAAAAACCCGAGAACAAACTAAtcacagacatcaaagaaattcaACCCGGCATGGCAGTTATTTTGTTGTCAAATTTAGAAAACAAATTGACTAGATTTTTACATGTATTTTATCCATTTAAGCtatttccaaaaataaaaagcGTATCTTATCATTCTTGGACTGACCCCAAGAGGGCTGAAAGAATATTACAGTCGAGTCTTTATGTTGATAATTACGCGTGTAAGGAAATAATTATTGACCAACGTATTATGCAAGAAGTTACTGACAAAATGTCGAAACGTTGCCGTGAGAACAAATGGTCATGCACCTTAGTAGCCGGTGGAAAAGGCGTCGGGAAATCAACTACAATACGATACTTGATAAATACTCTACTACCTGTTTCCAAAATGGTGGTTCTTGTAGATGTTGACCCAGGGCAAGCAGAATGCACACCAGCTGGATGTATATCGTACAGTTTAATCGAACAGCCTTTATTGGGACCAAACTTCACGCATTTAAAGCTTCCGGCTTTTCAATTATATATCGGAGATGTGGACGTGTCACGATGCATTACACGATACATCGAGGGTATTAAAATGTTGATTAACAAATTGTCAAGTTGCCCAGTTTTGTCACGCTTACCTATCGTCGTAAACACGATGGGTTTTTCACAAGGTATTGGTTGGGATATCATCTTGTTTACGATCAAATTGATTCGACCTTCTTTCGTTGTACAGATTATGTCTGAGAAGCCAAAGAATAACTATATGAAACCCTTAAATAAAGaagtaataaatttacag CAATTATCGTGGTCGAATTGGAGTACGAATGTTATTGATTGGAGTCAACCATGCGATCACGAATTATTACTGATACATTCGAATGCAGAACGTAAAGGTGCTCCGGGATACGACAATTGGAACATGGAGCCGTATCAAAAACGAGAACTTGTAATGATCTCCTACTTGAGTGAAATTGTACAAAACTCTTGGAATTCCGC GGAACGCTACGACCCTTTATCGTTAAGCATCAACCAAGCTATTCCATACGT AACATCTTTTGAATCGTTGTATATTTCAATTCCACGAGCGTCAGTACCTCCGTCGCACGCGTTAAACGTAGTGAATGGCAATATAGTAGCATTATGTGGAATCGATATGAATAACAATGAACAGCAAGAAGGTGAAAGTATGGCTGGTCCACGTATATTAAATAGATCACCTCTTTGCGCGTGTTATGGGTTTG GTATCATCAGAGGAGTTGATATGGAACGACGacagatatttataaacacaCCATTACCGGTTTCTATAATGCGGTATGTGAATTGTTTGATGGGATGTATACCGGTACCTGTTATGCTACTACAAAGTGATCAACAGAAGAACGTACCTTATATCGGTGGAAGTGACGTTTTACCAATGTCACGAGAACATCGCAGGGGGTATTTCCGTATGAGGTATCAAAACAACGCTTAA